Proteins from one Corynebacterium epidermidicanis genomic window:
- a CDS encoding HNH endonuclease signature motif containing protein, whose protein sequence is MISHAKTALEQALIDGPSFQDFATLLEIKELVARLETNMSKGRERYELEELGASAGTSRRILRRAAHEWPSDVSVEHQDVILSALERLSSNSDRRDEIYQQGAEAARETSVKHTHEFVKKLVREENEHLAKDPFEAYHQRRFRLRSQDEHGGCSFHGYAPAKTAALLKALLDRAFHSEEGKEQQPRNVEQRNLDAFDQVLQWASSDRIVTTGHASLVVSVHDSDTFDWRTKFGTNVGIDLNLFDLANLSGDRISDYIVVHEQNGAVKNLVTAERTANFLIRIALLARDFVCQHPGCAEPASRCDAHHIVPWSRGGPTSINNLGFLCRKHHRRNDDSHVGQHMDIDDGIPWWINKNGTPKRNNSPGAKRAGGRKRDPD, encoded by the coding sequence ATGATTTCCCACGCCAAAACAGCACTTGAGCAGGCGCTTATCGACGGCCCGTCGTTCCAAGATTTCGCCACTCTACTAGAAATCAAGGAGCTCGTCGCACGGCTCGAAACCAACATGTCCAAAGGTCGCGAACGCTACGAACTGGAAGAACTTGGCGCATCTGCGGGAACATCCCGTCGCATCCTCAGGCGCGCTGCCCATGAATGGCCGTCCGACGTTTCCGTCGAACACCAGGACGTAATTCTGTCTGCGCTAGAGCGGCTAAGTAGCAACTCGGATCGTCGGGATGAGATCTACCAGCAAGGCGCGGAGGCGGCTCGCGAAACTTCGGTCAAACACACGCACGAATTCGTGAAGAAGCTCGTGCGGGAAGAAAATGAGCACTTAGCGAAGGACCCGTTCGAGGCCTACCATCAACGCCGGTTCCGCCTTCGATCCCAAGACGAGCACGGGGGCTGTTCTTTTCACGGCTACGCACCAGCGAAGACGGCAGCACTGCTCAAAGCCCTTCTGGATCGCGCCTTCCATTCCGAGGAAGGCAAGGAACAACAGCCACGAAACGTCGAACAACGCAACCTCGATGCCTTCGACCAGGTCTTGCAATGGGCCTCGAGCGACCGAATTGTCACGACGGGCCATGCGAGCCTCGTGGTCTCCGTCCACGACAGCGACACATTCGACTGGCGTACGAAGTTTGGCACAAACGTCGGCATCGATCTCAACCTCTTTGACCTTGCCAACTTAAGCGGGGATCGGATCAGCGACTACATTGTGGTCCATGAGCAAAATGGGGCCGTCAAGAACCTGGTCACCGCCGAGCGAACCGCCAACTTCCTCATCCGCATCGCATTGCTAGCCCGCGACTTCGTTTGCCAGCACCCCGGATGTGCAGAACCTGCCAGCCGCTGCGACGCCCACCACATAGTCCCCTGGAGTCGCGGAGGCCCCACAAGTATCAATAATCTCGGATTTCTCTGCCGAAAACATCACCGAAGAAACGACGACAGCCACGTCGGCCAGCACATGGACATTGACGATGGAATTCCTTGGTGGATCAACAAAAACGGCACCCCAAAACGCAACAACTCCCCCGGCGCAAAACGAGCCGGAGGAAGAAAACGCGACCCTGACTAA
- a CDS encoding alpha-(1->3)-arabinofuranosyltransferase domain-containing protein: MRDRHAHLVGWLFLAALCFLQAPGLVFADTKHDLTANPAGFLRHSLHAWTDLFPLGQLQNQAYGYLFPQGLFFLLASPFPDWLAQRAWWTLVLGIGFSGFFILTRRLSASLPAAALGAILYALSPHTLSTLGAISSETWPMMLTPWVLAPLVSKNKPGTAAVAASLLAVAMMGAVNAVATAAACLPALVIFLVWRAWRSGIIWVLGCAAVSAWWLGPLLVLGAYSPPFTDFIESSYVTTRWLSLPEILRGATSWAPFADSERIAGTLLATNPYFVLATSAIAILGLVGLTRADLPLRRAWVLMFLLGVGILGAAHGPAGHFVLELLDGPLAPLRNLHKFDTLVRVPLLLGFTHLLTHIRAPQSPRRAAAFACIVLVACASIAPAWSGRLGPRGGFTQVPDYWVEAASWLNSNARSTRTMVLPATSFARQTWGWTRDEPLQPLLEVPWVVRDAVPLVPPEAIRSLDGIVAHPTPEAMERLGVGIVVIRHDLSPHIDTTALEQAFSNQGFSTHTFGEVSIIELDRNRGMSLSSTPPVRVAGSGESLALIDALFGPHSYELTASGAADIVTDTPLLTTRNYGLVTRAESAPLAKASEGADVRNAVPNYPSHVEPIPVTERGGHVVVSSAASAATAFLGPDPSRSATAAVDKHPETAWYPAPGKQQGEWLELRPDQLIDRPEVTFTTTGAPVVVTISGGGAELNRTAYPHRPVTVQLPADRVDSVRLTLGASATPAGLAEVHLTDHPIERIISLPARSGASAWVMQRLTPDTRLIQREFGVAEDASVLVDAATCHEDAATPGPVATDIVLDGHPVQCGDTQELSAGTHRITTTSRWISLHKPDLQLPPPPTTIADEVPRSEKPQLLNSHRATNPGLRASVGGVPVAPIDVDAAAQGFLIPAGVSGRIELSFAGDSAYRWSLFAGAGVAVLVVLACLVLQRRPRDATPALPPERVPTWCWGAATVFLVAGFPGLLAMVATAAIRRWTIFDRGVLAAAGMALAGMWLAHAPWPSENYAGDQWFSALAGVVSLSAIVLPDVPRIHKTQPQSE; the protein is encoded by the coding sequence ATGCGGGATCGCCATGCACACCTTGTGGGCTGGCTGTTCCTAGCTGCCCTGTGTTTTCTGCAAGCCCCGGGCCTCGTTTTCGCTGACACCAAACATGATCTAACGGCAAACCCGGCCGGGTTTTTGCGCCACTCCTTACACGCCTGGACCGATCTTTTCCCGCTGGGACAACTGCAGAACCAGGCCTACGGCTACCTTTTCCCGCAAGGGTTATTCTTCCTACTAGCGTCACCGTTTCCGGACTGGCTCGCCCAGCGCGCCTGGTGGACCCTGGTGCTCGGCATCGGGTTTTCCGGCTTCTTCATCCTTACCCGACGCCTCTCCGCTTCCCTCCCAGCAGCTGCCCTCGGCGCGATCCTTTATGCGCTCTCCCCGCACACCCTGTCCACTCTCGGCGCGATCAGCTCTGAAACCTGGCCGATGATGCTGACGCCGTGGGTGCTCGCACCTCTAGTCAGCAAGAACAAACCTGGCACAGCAGCAGTAGCCGCCTCCCTGCTGGCGGTGGCGATGATGGGGGCGGTCAATGCGGTAGCGACGGCCGCGGCCTGCCTTCCCGCGCTGGTTATCTTCCTCGTCTGGCGTGCCTGGCGCAGTGGCATCATCTGGGTGCTCGGGTGCGCTGCAGTCTCCGCCTGGTGGCTAGGTCCCCTTCTGGTACTCGGGGCCTACTCTCCACCGTTTACCGACTTCATCGAAAGCTCTTACGTCACCACGCGCTGGCTCAGCCTGCCCGAAATCCTGCGAGGCGCCACCTCCTGGGCCCCGTTCGCCGACTCCGAACGCATCGCCGGAACGCTACTAGCCACAAACCCCTATTTTGTCCTCGCCACCTCAGCGATTGCGATCCTCGGTCTAGTCGGGCTCACCCGCGCCGACCTGCCCCTCCGACGCGCCTGGGTGCTGATGTTCCTGCTCGGCGTGGGCATCCTCGGAGCAGCACACGGCCCTGCAGGCCACTTCGTGCTCGAGCTTCTCGACGGCCCCCTGGCCCCCTTACGCAACCTGCATAAGTTCGACACCCTCGTGCGCGTGCCACTACTTTTGGGTTTTACGCACTTGCTCACGCACATTCGCGCCCCACAGTCTCCGCGCCGCGCAGCTGCGTTTGCCTGCATTGTATTGGTGGCGTGTGCCAGCATCGCACCTGCGTGGAGCGGTCGACTTGGCCCCCGGGGAGGCTTTACCCAAGTTCCTGACTATTGGGTGGAGGCCGCGTCCTGGCTCAACTCCAACGCGCGCAGCACCCGAACCATGGTGCTGCCTGCTACATCTTTTGCGCGCCAAACCTGGGGCTGGACTCGCGACGAGCCACTCCAGCCACTCCTGGAAGTGCCGTGGGTGGTCCGTGACGCTGTTCCGCTGGTCCCACCCGAGGCAATTCGTAGTCTCGATGGCATCGTGGCCCACCCGACCCCGGAGGCGATGGAGCGGCTCGGGGTGGGCATTGTGGTCATCCGGCACGACCTTTCTCCCCACATCGACACCACTGCACTCGAACAAGCCTTCAGCAACCAAGGGTTTAGCACACACACCTTTGGCGAAGTTTCCATCATTGAACTTGACCGCAACCGTGGGATGTCGCTCAGCAGCACTCCGCCGGTGCGGGTGGCTGGTTCGGGCGAATCGCTGGCCCTTATCGACGCGCTCTTCGGCCCACATAGTTACGAACTTACGGCCTCCGGCGCTGCCGACATCGTCACCGACACTCCCCTGCTCACTACCCGAAATTATGGTTTGGTGACCCGGGCGGAGTCTGCTCCGCTGGCGAAAGCAAGTGAGGGTGCGGATGTGCGCAACGCAGTCCCGAACTATCCTTCGCACGTCGAACCGATTCCCGTCACCGAGCGCGGTGGCCACGTGGTCGTTTCTTCGGCAGCGAGCGCTGCCACCGCATTTCTCGGCCCCGATCCATCACGTTCGGCGACGGCGGCCGTCGATAAGCACCCGGAGACGGCGTGGTATCCCGCACCAGGCAAACAGCAAGGCGAATGGTTGGAGCTACGCCCGGACCAGCTGATAGACCGTCCGGAGGTGACCTTCACTACGACAGGTGCACCGGTGGTGGTGACCATTTCTGGGGGCGGCGCCGAGCTCAACCGCACGGCGTACCCGCACCGGCCGGTGACGGTACAGCTGCCCGCGGACCGTGTCGATTCAGTGCGACTAACCCTTGGGGCCAGTGCCACCCCCGCAGGTCTGGCCGAAGTCCACCTCACCGATCACCCCATCGAACGGATAATTTCCCTACCTGCGAGGAGTGGGGCCAGTGCGTGGGTCATGCAGCGCCTCACGCCGGATACCAGGCTCATTCAGCGCGAATTCGGCGTAGCTGAGGATGCTTCGGTGCTGGTCGACGCGGCAACCTGCCACGAAGACGCCGCCACGCCAGGCCCCGTAGCCACCGATATTGTGCTCGACGGGCACCCAGTGCAATGTGGCGACACCCAGGAGCTTTCCGCCGGCACTCATCGCATCACGACGACATCCCGCTGGATTTCCCTACACAAACCAGACCTGCAGCTCCCGCCACCGCCCACGACGATCGCCGACGAAGTGCCCCGATCCGAGAAACCGCAACTACTCAACTCGCACCGCGCCACGAACCCCGGACTGCGGGCCAGTGTCGGCGGAGTGCCCGTAGCACCCATCGACGTGGATGCTGCCGCCCAGGGTTTTCTGATCCCCGCCGGGGTGTCCGGCCGAATCGAACTCAGCTTCGCAGGTGACAGCGCCTATCGGTGGTCGCTGTTCGCCGGGGCAGGGGTGGCTGTACTGGTAGTACTGGCTTGTTTAGTGCTCCAGCGACGCCCCCGAGACGCCACTCCGGCGCTGCCACCGGAGCGCGTACCAACGTGGTGCTGGGGCGCGGCCACCGTATTCCTCGTGGCAGGCTTCCCGGGACTGCTAGCGATGGTAGCGACCGCCGCCATCCGGCGCTGGACTATCTTCGACCGTGGTGTCCTCGCCGCCGCGGGCATGGCCCTGGCTGGCATGTGGTTGGCGCACGCCCCCTGGCCGAGCGAGAATTATGCGGGTGACCAGTGGTTTAGTGCGCTCGCTGGCGTCGTTTCGCTTTCAGCCATTGTGCTGCCGGACGTTCCACGAATTCATAAGACGCAGCCGCAATCGGAATAG
- a CDS encoding acyltransferase family protein translates to MTNQLECRGQLTVDLPPAYATNRGFLAPLEGLRAVAALGIVLTHTAFQTGMPANSIFARFDFFVPVFFALSAFLLWRRHRFEFDGHGEALRRYATSRVVRILPAYLVLVIGVFLLLPEAFGATATQVVANLTLSQIYVPNALAPGLTHLWSLCVEVAFYVCLPLVAWACMRTGGAEQKPARRLGFIATLAVASLAWPFLPFVVASPAPGVPNLQIFPVSYACWFAVGLVAAEFEGKIRWSVPAWLRLVSWLLALVVAWIAAQAWFGPLGLIHPSPWEFVRRVLAGTLFAALVLVPYAWDTQQSRALSSPVMQALGRWSYGIFLWHLPVLTWMFPLLGRSPFSGGFWLISLLTVLATIPIAAASYEFVERPAAQWLKAKRRQRAH, encoded by the coding sequence ATGACGAACCAGCTTGAATGTAGAGGCCAACTCACCGTGGATTTACCTCCAGCTTACGCAACCAACCGTGGGTTCTTGGCACCACTGGAGGGGTTGCGGGCTGTGGCAGCACTAGGCATCGTATTGACGCACACTGCTTTCCAGACCGGGATGCCCGCCAACAGCATCTTTGCGAGGTTCGATTTCTTCGTTCCAGTGTTTTTTGCGCTGTCGGCATTTTTGCTCTGGCGCCGCCACCGTTTCGAATTCGATGGCCATGGAGAGGCGTTGCGGCGTTATGCAACCAGCCGAGTTGTCCGAATCCTGCCCGCCTACCTGGTGCTCGTGATAGGTGTGTTTTTGTTGCTGCCGGAAGCTTTCGGTGCGACGGCGACCCAGGTAGTTGCCAATCTTACGCTGTCTCAAATTTACGTTCCCAACGCGTTAGCGCCTGGGCTTACTCACTTGTGGTCGTTATGTGTCGAGGTGGCCTTTTACGTGTGCTTACCGCTTGTAGCCTGGGCCTGCATGCGGACTGGTGGTGCGGAACAAAAGCCCGCGCGTCGCTTGGGATTCATCGCCACGCTGGCTGTGGCTTCCCTGGCCTGGCCATTCTTGCCTTTTGTGGTCGCGAGTCCTGCACCAGGGGTGCCGAACTTGCAGATTTTCCCGGTCTCCTACGCATGTTGGTTTGCGGTGGGGCTGGTGGCAGCCGAGTTCGAAGGGAAGATTAGGTGGTCGGTGCCCGCTTGGCTTCGCCTGGTGAGCTGGCTGTTGGCCCTGGTGGTGGCGTGGATAGCTGCGCAGGCGTGGTTCGGCCCGCTGGGGTTGATCCATCCGAGTCCCTGGGAATTCGTGCGTCGGGTGCTGGCTGGAACCTTGTTTGCTGCGCTGGTGCTGGTGCCCTACGCGTGGGACACGCAGCAGTCACGGGCCCTTTCCTCTCCCGTCATGCAAGCCCTGGGGCGTTGGTCCTATGGGATTTTCCTGTGGCACTTACCCGTATTGACGTGGATGTTCCCGCTGCTTGGCCGCTCACCGTTTAGCGGTGGGTTCTGGTTGATCTCTCTGTTGACGGTGCTAGCCACTATTCCGATTGCGGCTGCGTCTTATGAATTCGTGGAACGTCCGGCAGCACAATGGCTGAAAGCGAAACGACGCCAGCGAGCGCACTAA
- a CDS encoding DUF2613 family protein yields the protein MAFESDSLTRRTIGPALASAVVGIAVGVAAVVGVAAISNQDTLPAGHAADQDAALLGGAEYGTRQ from the coding sequence ATGGCATTTGAAAGCGACTCCCTGACGCGCCGCACGATCGGCCCCGCGCTGGCGAGTGCTGTGGTGGGAATCGCTGTTGGGGTAGCAGCTGTCGTTGGAGTTGCGGCGATCTCCAACCAGGACACTCTCCCTGCAGGTCATGCCGCTGATCAGGACGCCGCCTTGCTGGGTGGCGCGGAGTACGGCACTCGTCAATAA
- a CDS encoding glycoside hydrolase family 3 N-terminal domain-containing protein, translating into MRKQVVTVLIALLPWATGVVGCGQPLPVNEDPTTIAEQLARNQADIEEELAQRAYAEARAASAQFFGVSEQQLTAGEALVPTDLRQRAASVLMVGVRNYDDALFALSQGAGGIFIGSWTDPGLLTTPGRDIAALRASVGRPFSVSIDAEGGRVQRQPALFGAVPAPREMASSHTSEQAEAMAFELGTRLRGAGVTVDFAPVLDLDGGRGAGAIGDRSFSADPAVAAEYGAAFARGLSRAGVRPVYKHFPGHGRARGDSHFQSVTGPNLTDVKAVDLAPYGPALATSDGAVMVGHVQVPGLGDASPSSINPAAYQLLRSGDYPGGTPYRGVIYTDDLSGMKAISARMSTPEAVVASLTAGADVALWISTAELGAAINAVERAVVAGSYSGQQLHNSALRAKLQLVVHEQQ; encoded by the coding sequence ATGCGCAAGCAGGTAGTTACTGTCCTGATTGCGCTGTTACCGTGGGCGACCGGGGTGGTTGGGTGTGGGCAGCCCCTGCCGGTTAATGAGGATCCCACGACGATCGCTGAGCAATTGGCGCGAAACCAGGCAGACATCGAAGAAGAGCTCGCGCAGCGTGCCTATGCTGAGGCGCGGGCTGCTTCGGCCCAGTTTTTTGGGGTGAGCGAGCAACAACTGACCGCCGGGGAGGCACTTGTGCCCACCGATCTGCGACAACGGGCCGCGAGCGTGCTGATGGTTGGGGTGCGTAACTACGACGACGCGCTGTTTGCTCTTTCGCAGGGCGCGGGTGGAATCTTTATTGGTTCCTGGACAGACCCTGGGCTCTTGACTACTCCAGGTCGCGACATCGCAGCGCTGCGCGCTTCGGTTGGGCGCCCATTTTCGGTGTCGATTGATGCTGAAGGAGGCCGCGTTCAGCGTCAGCCTGCGTTGTTCGGAGCGGTGCCTGCGCCTCGGGAAATGGCGTCTTCGCATACCTCAGAGCAGGCCGAGGCTATGGCGTTTGAGCTGGGGACGCGCCTGCGTGGTGCTGGAGTGACGGTGGATTTCGCTCCCGTGTTGGACCTTGATGGGGGCCGTGGTGCTGGCGCGATCGGGGACCGCAGCTTTTCCGCGGATCCGGCGGTGGCCGCCGAGTATGGCGCGGCCTTTGCTCGGGGCTTGTCGCGAGCGGGGGTTCGGCCGGTGTACAAGCATTTCCCTGGTCACGGCCGGGCCCGCGGCGACTCCCATTTCCAGTCGGTGACTGGTCCGAATCTTACCGATGTCAAGGCGGTAGATCTGGCGCCCTACGGGCCTGCCTTAGCGACGTCCGATGGTGCCGTCATGGTTGGCCACGTGCAGGTGCCGGGGCTTGGCGATGCCTCCCCTTCCTCTATCAACCCGGCGGCTTACCAGCTGCTCCGCAGCGGTGACTATCCAGGTGGAACGCCGTATCGAGGCGTAATTTATACCGATGATCTCTCGGGAATGAAAGCGATTTCTGCGCGTATGTCCACTCCGGAGGCGGTGGTCGCCTCGCTGACTGCCGGGGCGGATGTCGCGTTGTGGATTTCTACGGCGGAGTTGGGTGCGGCGATTAACGCGGTGGAGCGGGCTGTTGTTGCGGGTAGCTATTCCGGGCAGCAACTGCATAATTCAGCTTTGCGGGCAAAATTGCAGCTTGTGGTGCATGAGCAACAGTAG
- a CDS encoding porin PorA family protein, with protein MRIPRPTSINFGLALALLLAGQFLPDPLTNPVRLLPTQHSFELSYEPVAARLFDATSFNVGTSPECPDAPRPSLSCFVHPATLHRKQTISYSAGRNRKETVQTSQDRITTDSGATVFSSQDTATLMRHSSIPLDEALASTVEHSTIPGFDRNLVGENRTGLQFTFPFASEWRSYQYFDSFGHFAYPIDFQDREDFDGTTVYRFHQQLTPRQLGAFSATGSAEQYYSPTEMTELGLKPQDAVFLKQFYAAQRTVWVEPKTGTVLNIVEEPRSFLARNMEEATRTAPDSPRVLFSATFALDGQSKEQQRDKASAGVHRLKAIEVLRYLCIFGAVVFGMWGVRTWRRNS; from the coding sequence GTGCGGATTCCCCGGCCTACCTCGATTAATTTCGGCCTGGCGCTCGCCCTACTCCTGGCAGGACAATTCCTTCCGGATCCCCTCACCAACCCCGTCCGGCTGCTTCCAACCCAGCACTCCTTCGAACTCAGCTACGAGCCCGTGGCTGCTCGGCTTTTCGACGCCACCAGCTTCAATGTGGGCACCTCCCCTGAGTGCCCGGACGCCCCCCGCCCCTCCCTGAGCTGTTTCGTGCACCCTGCGACACTGCACCGCAAGCAAACGATTTCTTACTCCGCAGGGCGTAACCGGAAAGAAACGGTGCAGACTTCCCAGGATCGCATCACCACGGACTCTGGCGCAACCGTTTTTAGTAGTCAAGACACGGCCACTTTGATGCGTCACTCCTCGATCCCTCTCGATGAGGCCCTGGCCTCTACAGTGGAGCACTCCACGATCCCAGGGTTTGACCGCAACTTGGTGGGGGAAAACCGCACCGGGCTGCAGTTCACCTTCCCCTTTGCCAGCGAATGGCGTTCCTACCAGTACTTTGATTCCTTCGGTCATTTTGCTTACCCGATTGATTTCCAAGACCGGGAAGACTTTGACGGCACCACCGTCTACCGCTTCCATCAACAGCTCACCCCGCGTCAATTGGGCGCTTTTAGCGCGACGGGCAGCGCCGAACAATACTATTCCCCGACCGAGATGACGGAGCTCGGGCTGAAACCACAGGATGCGGTGTTCTTGAAACAGTTCTATGCCGCCCAACGCACTGTGTGGGTAGAGCCCAAGACCGGAACGGTGCTCAACATCGTGGAGGAACCGCGCTCCTTCCTGGCCCGCAATATGGAGGAAGCGACACGAACCGCACCGGATTCCCCCCGAGTGCTGTTCTCGGCGACGTTCGCGCTGGATGGACAGTCTAAGGAGCAGCAACGGGATAAAGCCAGCGCCGGGGTCCACCGACTCAAGGCCATCGAAGTACTGCGCTACCTGTGTATCTTCGGCGCCGTCGTCTTTGGAATGTGGGGGGTGAGGACCTGGCGAAGGAACAGCTAG
- a CDS encoding VanW family protein, translating into MSASRPVSALKITVGVVLSILALAVAAYVADFLLTRDHVPRGTTVAGVQIGGMQRDVALSTLRTELAPRAEQPVVVEAGERSATFKPQDAGLKVDWEKTIDAAGTPSLNPITKVTSFFVSRDVSVESDVDQQALRKELDRVHAELTPAPADARIDFADGVFVPVAPVNGQKVDRGEVQGRVLDHWLDPVVRVDAKVTQPAVLQSALDRAMSGPVRVAQSAPIVAVGRKDVVGEVPLNRMGEVVSFKPEGGELKPEVNTEAAQAILAEGLAKSEVKRRNADISFAGGKKVTPSVDGVSVEWEPTMADFAARVVGTAPKRFDAVYRDEPATFTTEQAEKATFDDVIGEFSTGGFSGPSGVNIAKTAQLVDGALVAPGETFSLNRHTGPRGTAQGFVESGIILNGHADKAVGGGISQFATTLYNAAYFAGMEDVAHTAHSYYISRYPAGREATVFEGVIDLQFKNTSAHPVLITAGVSGNEVHVALKGVKTVQVESISGGRWAPTSPSPITLSGADCAPSGGAPGFTTSDTRVIRSLSGQEISRETTTTVYDPQPIVRCS; encoded by the coding sequence ATGTCCGCTTCGCGCCCAGTTTCTGCCCTCAAGATCACCGTTGGCGTTGTCTTGAGCATTCTCGCGTTGGCAGTGGCTGCGTATGTCGCTGACTTTCTGCTTACTCGCGATCATGTGCCCCGGGGGACCACGGTCGCGGGGGTGCAGATCGGTGGCATGCAGCGTGACGTGGCGTTGTCGACGCTGCGAACCGAGCTTGCGCCCCGGGCTGAGCAGCCGGTGGTGGTGGAAGCTGGCGAGCGTTCGGCTACGTTCAAGCCCCAGGATGCTGGGTTGAAGGTGGATTGGGAGAAAACAATTGATGCTGCGGGCACACCTTCCCTCAATCCGATTACGAAGGTGACTAGTTTCTTTGTGTCTCGGGATGTTTCGGTGGAGTCGGACGTCGATCAGCAGGCGCTGCGCAAGGAGTTGGATCGGGTGCATGCGGAGCTGACTCCGGCTCCGGCGGATGCGCGGATCGATTTCGCTGATGGGGTGTTTGTGCCGGTCGCGCCGGTGAATGGGCAGAAGGTTGATCGTGGCGAGGTCCAGGGCCGGGTGCTTGATCACTGGTTGGATCCGGTGGTGCGGGTGGACGCGAAGGTGACGCAGCCTGCGGTGTTGCAGTCGGCGTTGGATCGGGCGATGTCGGGTCCGGTACGGGTGGCTCAGTCCGCGCCGATCGTCGCGGTGGGCCGGAAGGACGTTGTCGGCGAGGTGCCACTGAACCGAATGGGCGAGGTGGTTTCGTTTAAGCCGGAGGGTGGCGAGTTGAAGCCGGAGGTAAATACGGAGGCGGCTCAGGCGATTTTGGCGGAGGGTTTGGCGAAGTCTGAGGTCAAGCGCCGCAACGCCGATATCTCTTTCGCGGGTGGCAAGAAGGTGACTCCATCGGTGGATGGGGTGTCGGTGGAGTGGGAGCCGACGATGGCGGATTTCGCCGCCCGCGTGGTCGGGACGGCCCCTAAGCGTTTCGACGCCGTATACCGCGACGAACCGGCGACTTTCACGACTGAACAGGCGGAAAAGGCGACGTTTGATGACGTTATCGGTGAGTTTTCCACCGGTGGCTTCTCGGGCCCGTCCGGGGTGAACATCGCTAAGACTGCCCAGCTTGTCGACGGCGCCTTGGTCGCGCCGGGCGAGACGTTTTCGCTGAATCGGCACACCGGTCCGCGGGGTACTGCGCAGGGCTTTGTGGAGTCTGGCATCATTTTGAACGGGCATGCGGATAAGGCCGTGGGTGGTGGTATTTCGCAGTTTGCGACCACTTTGTACAACGCTGCGTATTTTGCGGGGATGGAGGATGTGGCGCATACGGCGCACTCTTACTACATTTCGCGGTATCCGGCGGGTCGGGAGGCGACGGTGTTTGAGGGTGTGATTGATCTACAGTTTAAGAACACTTCTGCGCATCCGGTGCTGATTACTGCTGGGGTTTCGGGTAATGAGGTGCACGTGGCGTTGAAGGGTGTGAAGACGGTTCAGGTTGAGTCGATTTCTGGTGGCCGGTGGGCGCCGACGTCGCCTTCGCCGATTACTTTGTCGGGTGCAGATTGTGCGCCGTCTGGTGGCGCGCCGGGGTTCACGACTTCTGACACGCGTGTGATTAGGTCTTTGTCGGGGCAGGAGATCTCTCGGGAGACCACCACGACGGTGTATGACCCGCAGCCTATTGTGCGGTGTAGTTAG
- a CDS encoding universal stress protein, whose translation MHTNLAEETNPMPAPTPDPNEQTMLIAFDGSAESRRAFAYAAALLRPAQVQILTAWEPLHRQAARAAGGAGMMQHDFSAAVDTAEGDPAYTRALEISQEGVALAESLGFHAHALLVECSTAIWSALVDAAQELKPDVVVTGTKGYRGIKSFFKSSTAENLLHNVGMPIFIVPPLDDDEDTD comes from the coding sequence ATGCACACCAACCTTGCGGAGGAAACCAATCCCATGCCCGCACCAACGCCAGACCCTAACGAACAAACGATGCTCATCGCCTTCGACGGCTCCGCCGAGTCCCGGCGTGCCTTCGCCTACGCAGCCGCCCTGCTCCGCCCAGCGCAGGTACAGATCCTGACCGCCTGGGAACCGCTGCATCGACAAGCGGCCCGCGCAGCCGGCGGAGCAGGCATGATGCAGCACGACTTCTCAGCAGCAGTAGATACCGCGGAGGGCGACCCGGCCTACACCCGCGCCCTCGAAATCAGCCAAGAGGGAGTTGCACTCGCGGAATCCCTCGGGTTCCATGCCCACGCGTTGCTCGTCGAGTGCTCCACCGCGATTTGGAGCGCGCTTGTCGACGCCGCCCAGGAACTCAAACCCGATGTCGTCGTCACGGGCACGAAGGGATACCGCGGAATCAAGTCCTTCTTCAAGTCCTCGACCGCAGAAAACCTGCTTCACAACGTCGGAATGCCCATTTTCATCGTGCCGCCACTCGACGACGACGAAGACACCGACTAG